In one Colletotrichum destructivum chromosome 2, complete sequence genomic region, the following are encoded:
- a CDS encoding Putative polyketide cyclase/dehydrase, START-like domain superfamily, whose protein sequence is MSIEDLGDRTILASVTETINAPVNEIWPFLSAIGAERILIPGCTRSAVLEGHGKGAVRRVYFGDVFFDERILECDHIAYKLKYEVLAPNSGPARGVVAAVQLHRFGPDMTTVTWVSGAKELPKEHDADVKDQAIGFCKGQIASLRKLSHATTASF, encoded by the coding sequence ATGTCGATTGAAGACCTCGGAGATAGAACGATCCTTGCATCGGTCACGGAAACCATTAATGCCCCGGTCAACGAAATATGGCCTTTCTTGTCGGCTATTGGGGCAGAGAGAATCTTGATTCCAGGATGCACACGATCGGCAGTGTTGGAAGGCCATGGAAAGGGTGCTGTCCGGCGCGTCTATTTTGGTGACGTATTTTTTGATGAGCGCATACTGGAATGCGACCACATTGCATACAAGCTGAAGTACGAGGTGCTTGCTCCGAATTCCGGTCCGGCAAGaggtgttgttgctgctgtgcAGCTTCATCGTTTTGGGCCGGATATGACGACTGTAACATGGGTATCAGGGGCGAAAGAACTTCCCAAGGAGCACGACGCGGACGTTAAGGACCAAGCCATTGGTTTCTGTAAAGGGCAGATTGCATCCCTACGAAAGCTTAGCCATGCGACGACAGCTTCTTTTTAG
- a CDS encoding Putative alpha/beta hydrolase-1, epoxide hydrolase codes for MAESAPPGLEGIVESQYAQIGSHRYHYLYSKPPKGEFKGTFLLFHGFPDISYGWRYQIVLLHSLGYEVVAPDMLGYGRSSVPIDLEEYAAKTQADDMAVLAERIAHGRQVFVGGHDFGVLVAYRIAMYYPNLVRGLFVAAIPFQPPEVNFEFADRIGDESYTSIGYMRQFGDPEFHQNFIGPDKVWQLLSACYNGTTPEGEPGGSPEEGLVLDRLPRIGLSSIVKQEELAYIVREYGESVQGPFNWYRLWKINFDADLSAARKGNIRFTMPTLFIGGKSDPYLPPFLIDAMRGYFDDLEIHQVDGTHWVLWDARMEVNNLLEKFLSRFTT; via the coding sequence ATGGCTGAGTCCGCTCCCCCGGGATTGGAAGGTATTGTTGAGAGCCAGTACGCGCAGATTGGCTCCCATCGTTACCACTACTTGTATTCCAAACCGCCCAAGGGCGAGTTCAAAGGGACTTTTTTGCTTTTTCACGGCTTCCCCGACATTTCGTACGGCTGGCGTTATCAGATCGTCCTCCTTCACTCTCTTGGGTACGAAGTAGTTGCTCCTGACATGCTCGGTTACGGCCGGAGTAGTGTCCCTATCGATCTTGAAGAATACGCTGCCAAGACACAAGCCGACGACATGGCAGTTCTTGCCGAGCGGATCGCCCATGGACGGCAGGTATTCGTTGGTGGCCACGACTTCGGCGTTCTCGTGGCGTACAGAATTGCCATGTACTATCCCAACTTAGTCCGAGGCCTTTTCGTTGCAGCGATCCCTTTCCAACCGCCAGAGGTCAACTTCGAGTTTGCCGATCGGATTGGCGACGAATCTTATACCTCGATTGGATACATGCGTCAATTTGGCGACCCAGAATTTCATCAAAACTTCATTGGGCCGGACAAAGTGTGGCAGCTATTGAGTGCTTGTTACAATGGAACAACGCCGGAGGGCGAACCAGGCGGCTCTCCTGAGGAAGGACTGGTGCTCGACAGATTGCCTCGGATCGGATTATCTTCTATTGTAAAGCAAGAAGAGTTGGCGTACATTGTGCGCGAGTACGGGGAATCAGTACAGGGTCCTTTCAACTGGTATCGCTTGTGGAAGATCAATTTTGACGCCGATCTCTCCGCCGCAAGGAAAGGCAACATCAGATTCACAATGCCGACACTGTTTATTGGAGGCAAGAGTGATCCATACTTGCCTCCGTTTTTGATAGATGCGATGCGAGGATACTTTGACGATCTTGAAATTCATCAAGTTGACGGGACGCACTGGGTGCTGTGGGATGCGCGGATGGAAGTTAACAATTTGCTCGAGAAGTTTCTTTCAAGATTCACAACTTAA
- a CDS encoding Putative glycoside hydrolase, family 3, glycoside hydrolase family 3 domain, immunoglobulin, producing the protein MSVLSITRLLSAFLLLLSATVAQIPRDLPLDDATKQYLETLPPDKLAAILKIYEQAIAGQIPAPPELIQQQELYWSYDRSPPVYPTPRGRGLGDWSDAYKEAEAIVKQMTVEEKTAVVSGQTSTANGCSGMISGVPRLGFPGVCVQDGPNGLHGVEAVNGYASAITVGATWNKELAHARGISMGMEAKTKGVNNLIGPTIGPLGRTVLGGRNWESFSVDPYLCGVMGAQTVLGLQENVIATAKHFIVNEQETNRQPSTFGFGNASISATLDDKTMHELYLWPFQDVVKAGVGSVMCSYNRINGSHGCQNSYTQNGLLKTELAFQGYVISDYGALHSGIASANAGMDVTTPFAKVWGGNLTAAIANSTMREERLDDMVTRIVASWYKLARFEPGTGLPVDVSSPHKVVSSITQEQRNTVFQGAVEGIVLVKNVNESLPLRKPAVLSLFGYDAHAPTKNTPEGLNTKHTLGFQSVNVTDEEMQGLFIGFGEFPGAARLGTLVSGGGSASVVPAYINSPHEAFQQRAMEDGTFLLWDFESQDPVYANAGSDACIVFINEFAAEGSDRLTLADPWSDQLVLNVASKCPNTIVSIHNSGTRLMERWIDHPNVTAVLLAHLPGQDAGRSLVEVMYAFQAPSGRLPYTIAKNESDYGELLHPVTADNASNYYTSANFTEGVYIDYRRFDALNITPRYEFGFGLTYTTFKYSGLNLSLAAEGTNTGPLPPRSETAQGGAQSLWDVVAVASVEVENNGNAAAPEVPQLYVGIPGAPEKQLRGFEKVSLGPQESRTVSFSLTRRDLSVWDVVHQNWVLQKGDYKVYVGASSRDVRVTGVLSV; encoded by the exons ATGTCTGTCTTGTCCATCACCCGTCTTCTCTCGGCCTTTTTATTGCTTCTCTCCGCAACTGTGGCCCAGATCCCCCGCGACTTGCCACTTGACGATGCGACCAAGCAGTATCTCGAAACTCTTCCTCCGGACAAGCTTGCAGCTATCTTGAAGATATACGAGCAGGCCATTGCGGGTCAGATACCAGCGCCGCCCGAGCTAATCCAGCAACAAGAGCTCTATTGGAGCTACGATAGGAGCCCGCCTGTATACCCTACGC CTCGAGGTAGAGGTCTTGGAGACTGGTCCGATGCCTACAAAGAGGCAGAAGCTATTGTCAAACAGATGACCGTTGAGGAAAAAACAGCTGTTGTATCAGGACAAACCTCGACCGCCAACGGGTGTTCTGGCATGATCTCTGGGGTTCCGCGCCTTGGGTTTCCTGGCGTTTGCGTCCAAGATGGCCCCAACGGTCTTCACGGGGTCGAAGCAGTGAACGGATATGCCTCCGCAATCACTGTTGGTGCGACTTGGAATAAAGAGCTGGCTCATGCGCGTGGAATCTCCATGGGAATGGAGGCCAAAACAAAGGGAG TCAACAACTTGATAGGGCCAACAATTGGGCCTCTTGGCCGCACGGTTTTAGGGGGCCGAAACTGG GAATCATTCTCGGTCGACCCGTATCTTTGTGGAGTGATGGGCGCCCAAACAGTACTCGGTCTACAGGAGAACGTTATTGCGACCGCCAAACACTTCATCGTTAACGAACAAGAAACCAACCGCCAACCAAGCACTTTCGGCTTTGGCAACGCCTCTATCTCTGCAACTCTAGACGACAAAACAATGCACGAATTGTACTTATGGCCGTTCCAAGATGTAGTCAAGGCAGGCGTTGGGTCCGTTATGTGCTCCTACAACCGTATCAACGGCTCCCACGGATGCCAAAACAGCTACACGCAAAACGGACTGCTTAAGACCGAGCTTGCCTTCCAGGGCTACGTGATCAGCGACTATGGAGCGTTGCACAGCGGCATCGCTAGTGCCAACGCCGGTATGGACGTTACTACCCCCTTCGCTAAAGTTTGGGGAGGGAACCTCACTGCGGCGATTGCAAACAGCACAATGAGGGAGGAAAGACTTGATGATATGGTTACGCG AATCGTCGCAAGTTGGTACAAGCTCGCGAGATTTGAACCAGGCACCGGACTTCCCGTTGACGTATCGTCGCCCCACAAGGTGGTAAGCTCAATCACCCAGGAGCAGAGAAATACGGTGTTCCAAGGGGCTGTCGAGGGCATCGTGTTGGTGAAGAACGTCAACGAATCTCTTCCTCTGCGTAAACCCGCAGTTCTGTCTCTGTTCGGCTACGACGCTCATGCCCCAACCAAAAACACCCCCGAGGGTCTGAACACAAAGCACACGCTGGGATTCCAGAGCGTCAATGTtaccgacgaggagatgcAAGGCCTCTTTATTGGCTTTGGTGAGTTTCCAGGAGCTGCCCGACTGGGCACTCTtgtcagcggcggcggaagcgcGTCTGTGGTTCCGGCCTACATCAATTCCCCCCACGAGGCATTTCAACAGCGCGCAATGGAGGATGGGACTTTTTTGCTTTGGGACTTTGAATCCCAAGACCCTGTATATGCGAATGCCGGATCTGACGCATGCATTGTGTTCATCAACGAGTTTGCTGCTGAAGGCTCGGATCGTTTAACTTTGGCTGACCCTTGGTCAGACCAGCTGGTTCTGAACGTCGCCTCCAAGTGTCCCAAT ACCATTGTGTCAATCCACAACTCTGGTACTAGGTTGATGGAAAGATGGATTGACCACCCCAATGTCACCGCCGTTCTCCTAGCCCATCTGCCTGGCCAGGATGCTGGCCGTTCATTAGTCGAGGTTATGTACGCTTTCCAAGCTCCGTCAGGCCGGCTGCCTTATACCATTGCCAAGAACGAATCCGACTATGGCGAGTTACTCCATCCTGTGACCGCCGATAACGCGTCCAACTACTATACGTCGGCCAACTTCACAGAGGGAGTTTACATCGATTACCGCCGCTTCGATGCTCTGAACATCACCCCCCGATATGAGTTTGGCTTTGGCCTGACTTACACCACCTTTAAATACTCGGGTTTGAATCTCAGTCTGGCAGCCGAAGGCACAAACACCGGGCCACTTCCACCGCGCTCAGAAACCGCACAAGGTGGCGCACAGTCCCTGTGGGATGTTGTTGCAGTTGCAAGTGTAGAGGTCGAAAACAACGGCAATGCAGCTGCTCCTGAGGTCCCCCAACTTTACGTTGGCATCCCTGGCGCTCCAGAGAAGCAGCTGCGCGGGTTCGAAAAGGTGTCCCTGGGTCCCCAGGAGAGCAGAACGGTTAGCTTCTCGCTCACTCGGAGAGACTTGAGTGTATGGGACGTAGTACATCAGAATTGGGTCTTGCAGAAAGGGGATTACAAGGTGTATGTTGGTGCAAGCAGTCGTGATGTGCGCGTTACAGGCGTTCTATCTGTTTGA
- a CDS encoding Putative UDP-glucuronosyl/UDP-glucosyltransferase, which yields MPYSPTRAFPHPLANIQRSNLSPSTTNYLSYGMVELLTWQGLGDIINDWRRKTLNLEPLTAIVATSVLESQKVPYTYCWSPALVAKPADWPSHIDVCGFFFREEPRYTPPRDIAEFLQGGPSPIYIGFGSIVMENAEAMTDIILSSIRKCGVRAIISKGWSNLGEGKQDENAIFIGDCPHEWLFKHVAGVIHHGGAGTTACGLLNGCPTFIVPFFGDQPFWGEMVAAAGAGPRPVGRKELVEATLVAGIQTLLSPDTKRASQKISEMMKKESGVKRAVQSFHRNLPFDTMTCDLLPEEYAVWTYRSKLLQKKQRKKYTNGLKISPRAVRILNNNNNNNNSLDLTKLELNQPKPVEIENKRWDPLTATSSALVGSLVDFSTGMGDLVSAPMKKIRHGTGKHGTGNKVGGGDAASSGTDATSSTSADDDLRSKHSGAGKSAKKGSSKVAMSLIKGTFVDVPCALTEGLHNIPELYGEKVRKHDKITDWKSGASEAGKNFAYGFFDASWGLFKQPIEGAMKRGPLGLVTGLGKAGMGLVAKPGSAMFGLLAYPALGIYKSLVGSLSKTEKQIMEARLAHDAYFANLEPITDQEMNSVLGQWRSE from the exons ATGCCCTACAGCCCGACCAGAGCTTTTCCGCACCCGCTCGCGAATATTCAGCGATCCAACCTGAGCCCCTCCACTACAAACTATTTGTCTTACGGCATGGTTGAACTTCTGACCTGGCAAGG TCTCGGGGATATCATCAACGattggaggaggaagacatTGAACTTGGAACCTCTTACGGCTATAGTTGCCACGAGCGTCTTGGAAAGCCAGAAAGTCCCTTACACGTACTGTTGGTCGCCAGCCCTGGTAGCGAAACCAGCAGACTGGCCAAGTCATATTG ATGTCTGTGGATTCTTCTTTCGTGAGGAGCCTCGGTATACACCTCCCCGTGACATTGCCGAGTTTCTTCAGGGAGGGCCTTCACCCATTTACATCGGCTTTGGCAGCATCGTAATGGAGAATGCCGAGGCGATGACTGACATCATTCTATCGTCGATACGTAAATGCGGTGTACGAGCCATCATCTCCAAGGGATGGAGTAATCTCGGGGAGGGCAAACAAGACGAGAATGCCATTTTCATTGGCGATTGTCCCCACG AATGGCTCTTCAAGCATGTTGCTGGTGTCATACATCATGGAGGTGCTGGAACGACCGCATGCGGACTTCTGAATGGGTGTCCTACGTTCATTGTACCATTCTTTGGCGA TCAACCATTTTGGGGTGAAATGGTAGCGGCAGCTGGTGCTGGTCCCCGACCAGTTGGTCGAAAAGAGCTGGTTGAGGCTACACTGGTAGCAGGCATTCAAACTCTACTATCACCCGATACGAAGAGGGCCTCCCAGAAGATTTCAGAAATGATGAAGAAGGAGAGCGGCGTCAAGCGCGCTGTGCAGTCGTTCCATCGAAATCTCCCCTTCGATACAATGACTTGCGACCTTTTGCCTGAAGAGTACGCCGTTTGGACTTATAGGTCAAAGCTTTTGCAGAAGAAGCAAAGGAAAAAGTATACCAACGGACTGAAGATCTCTCCGAGGGCCGTCCGAATTctgaacaacaacaacaacaacaataacagCCTCGATTTGACAAAGCTGGAACT GAATCAACCGAAGCCAGTAGAAATAGAAAACAAGCGATGGGATCCATTGACTGCCACATCCTCTGCGCTAGTCGGATCTTTGGTTGACTTCTCTACGGGTATGGGCGACCTCGTGTCGGCGCCTATGAAGAAGATTAGACACGGAACAGGTAAACACGGAACAGGTAACAAGGTTGGAGGAGGTGATGCAGCCTCAAGCGGAACAGACGCGACAAGTTCGACATCAGCTGATGATGATTTGCGGTCGAAGCATTCGGGAGCCGGGAAGTCGGCAAAAAAGGGTTCATCCAAGGTGGCCATGAGTCTTATCAAGGGCACCTTCGTTGACGTTCCCTGTGCTCTCACTGAGGGACTGCACAACATCCCTGAACTATACGGAGAAAAGGTTCGAAAGCACGACAAGATTACTGACTGGAAGAGCGGCGCTTCCGAAGCTGGCAAG AATTTTGCTTATGGCTTCTTTGATGCCTCTTGGGGTCTTTTCAAGCAACCTATTGAGGGTGCCATGAAAAGAGGCCCGCTAGGATTAGTCACTGGTCTAGGAAAGGCGGGAATGGGGTTGGTAGCTAAGCCTGGTAGTG CCATGTTTGGTCTCTTGGCGTATCCTGCCTTGGGGATATATAAGAGTCTTGTTGGTTCACTCTCCAAGACGGAAAAGCAGATTATGGAGGCTAGACTAGCGCATGACGCGTATTTCGCCAACTTGGAACCCATCACAGATCAAGAGATGAATTCGGTTCTTGGCCAGTGGAGGTCAGAATGA
- a CDS encoding Putative Glycosyltransferase family 28 domain-containing protein, whose protein sequence is MLSWDFLVQGIRPLINHLTEDGRVNITFDAAPSFDTYVPPPPPVDTAFPHAEPEASVEITKPRVRRPHLRNVTFSPPCALNIVVQIVGSRGDVQPFIALGNELQAHGHRVRIATHDVFGDFVRKSKLEFFPVGGDPSDLMAYMVKNPGLMPSLSSLQAGDIGRKRVMVEEMLDKFWRSCVEPDPDSKVPFIAEAIIANPPSFAHIHLAQAMGIPLI, encoded by the exons ATGCTTTCTTGGGATTTTCTCGTGCAGGGGATCCGTCCACTAATCAATCATCTCACAGAAGATGGACGCGTCAACATCACATTTGACGCCGCACCCTCCTTCGATACATACGttccgcctccgcctcctgTCGACACGGCATTTCCACATGCCGAGCCGGAGGCTTCTGTAGAGATCACCAAACCGAGGGTGCGGCGCCCACACCTGCGCAACGTTACCTTTTCGCCTCCGTGTGCCTTGAATATTGTCGTCCAGATAGTCGGAAGCCGGG GCGACGTACAACCTTTCATTGCACTGGGCAACGAGCTACAGGCACACGGACATCGCGTACGCATTGCTACGCATGACGTTTTCGGGGACTTTGTCCGCAAGTCCAAGTTGGAGTTCTTTCCTGTTGGAGGCGATCCCTCCGATCTCATGGCT TACATGGTCAAGAACCCAGGCCTGATGCCCTCATTATCTTCCCTCCAAGCTGGAGATATAGGAAGGAAGCGAGTCATGGTAGAGGAAATGCTGGACAAGTTCTGGCGCTCCTGCGTCGAACCCGACCCGGATTCCAAGGTTCCTTTCATAGCCGAGGCCATCATTGCCAACCCGCCCAGCTTTGCCCACATTCACCTCGCCCAAGCCATGGGCATACCTTTGATTTGA
- a CDS encoding Putative zn(2)Cys(6) fungal-type DNA-binding domain, fungal transcription factor, translating into MRWSLPDMHHSDQLPSTPRIVSPLPVTEASNTTMIKHRRPHRKSRQGCADCRRRKIKCSEDRPRCSACDRRDVPCLYPDAARATSSGPVVARGAAKTALGSDLARGYASPVSSVTLVNSSRSLLANGTDPDCHVSPLCSAPSSCSDGLVRASGVPPDWFSMDDMILLHHWIMYTSRTIIKSPAVDHCWQLTFPQIGFRHSFIMHGLLSLAALHLAYTDVASRRQRSLDAARHHSTALGGFREGIERMLSQEDYSSSDALFGCSILNIVYIFGMPGCHPDVLKSRSDPRERTTRILSGEWIPMIRGIGAVVRPVYERVRLGPLAPLLSLDRWDQLDPDSDITIQDERFCGVPETWATLGASDVDIYDEAWRMLRRCHLYTVQFEVDFIVAQGSQGLPREREPGREGENTYNRQWAGPIAFLHEATEE; encoded by the exons ATGCGATGGTCTCTACCCGACATGCATCATTCTGACCAACTACCAAGTACACCCCGCATTGTTTCACCCTTGCCGGTGACCGAAGCCTCGAACACGACCATGATCAAACATCGCAGGCCGCATCGAAAGTCTAGACAGGGGTGTGCCGACTGCCGGAGACGGAAGATCAAG TGCAGCGAAGACAGGCCTCGCTGCTCAGCATGTGACCGCCGTGATGTCCCGTGCCTGTACCCGGACGCTGCGCGAGCGACTTCCTCGGGCCCGGTGGTGGCACGTGGCGCAGCAAAAACGGCTCTCGGCTCCGATCTCGCTCGCGGTTACGCCTCTCCGGTGTCCTCCGTCACGCTCGTCAATAGCTCCCGGAGCCTACTCGCAAACGGGACTGATCCGGACTGCCATGTTTCACCTCTGTGTTCAGCGCCGAGCTCATGCAGTGACGGCTTGGTCAGGGCCAGCGGCGTACCCCCTGACTGGTTCAGCATGGATGACATGATTCTACTGCACCACTGGATCATGTACACCAGCCGCACGATCATCAAGTCGCCTGCTGTCGACCACTGTTGGCAACTGACTTTCCCACAGATCGGCTTCCGCCACTCCTTCATTATGCACGGGCTACTGAGTCTGGCGGCCCTGCACCTCGCATACACGGACGTCGCTAGTCGGAGACAGCGGAGCCTCGACGCTGCCCGTCACCACAGCACCGCCTTGGGAGGGTTTCGCGAAGGTATTGAGCGTATGCTGTCACAAGAGGACTACAGTAGTAGTGATGCCCTGTTTGGATGCTCCATTCTCAATATCGTCTACATCTTCGGCATGCCTGGCTGTCACCCAGACGTCCTTAAAAGCAGATCCGACCCCAGAGAACGTACCACCCGCATCCTTAGCGGCGAATGGATTCCCATGATCCGCGGCATCGGGGCCGTCGTCCGCCCGGTCTACGAGCGTGTCCGTCTTGGCCCGCTTGCCCCGCTCCTGAGTCTAGATCGCTGGGACCAGCTTGACCCGGACAGCGACATTACCATCCAAGACGAGCGATTCTGCGGCGTCCCCGAGACGTGGGCCACCCTCGGCGCCTCAGATGTTGACATTTATGATGAAGCATGGCGCATGCTCCGTCGATGCCACCTCTATACTGTGCAATTCGAGGTCGATTTCATTGTTGCCCAGGGGTCGCAAGGCTTGCCACGCGAGAGAGAGCCAGgacgggagggggaaaacaCGTACAATCGGCAGTGGGCCGGGCCCATAGCCTTCCTACACGAGGCCACTGAGGAATAG